The following proteins are encoded in a genomic region of Acidobacteriota bacterium:
- a CDS encoding trypsin-like peptidase domain-containing protein: MSKQLVKGQRIKLSDLTPQSQIRLDIALSGLKDQAQFYCLALNDRQKLLKSEYLVFSRQPSSPCQSIQVASSTPTQASINVNLSSLPGEAKEVVLAVSLGDRTGCLLENASDIQSGSLVVSAGSQEVARYQFSAHDFDGEKALVLGRLYQKDGWRLGLVSSGFRAGQTALFDHFGVPAGLVTPAVPAPPPPPPQAYGQPAATPQPALAPQPPLEDQPILLPGKLPPPKPVYMPANFPGNQSPTVPGGLTGAVGFILVECQDGQHASGTGFVINPGGFILTCYHVVSDAKRMDICLSGTNYLRPLLYVAGSAQHDLALLWISDCNGALNWMPLITPDNDIPLGENIGLLGFPLGFELGISVNYTQGIVNSLRTRNSIPVLQIDAGATHGSSGGPVFRRSDGKVIGMVQAILDQKGILINWALDIRVYWELGWHARF; this comes from the coding sequence ATGAGCAAGCAACTTGTGAAAGGCCAGCGCATTAAACTCTCTGATTTAACTCCGCAATCACAGATTCGTCTTGATATTGCGTTATCCGGTTTAAAAGACCAGGCCCAGTTTTATTGTCTTGCCCTCAATGATCGGCAGAAATTGCTGAAATCCGAATATTTAGTGTTTTCCAGACAGCCCAGCAGTCCCTGTCAATCAATTCAGGTGGCTTCAAGCACGCCCACCCAGGCATCCATCAACGTCAATCTCAGCTCGCTGCCTGGCGAAGCCAAAGAAGTTGTGCTGGCGGTGTCGTTGGGGGATCGGACGGGGTGTCTCCTGGAAAATGCCAGCGACATCCAGAGCGGCAGCCTGGTGGTTTCAGCCGGATCGCAGGAAGTCGCCCGCTATCAGTTTTCAGCTCACGATTTTGACGGTGAAAAAGCACTGGTTTTAGGCCGTCTGTACCAGAAGGACGGCTGGCGGCTCGGACTGGTCAGCAGTGGCTTTCGGGCGGGACAAACGGCGCTGTTTGACCATTTCGGAGTGCCCGCTGGTCTGGTGACCCCAGCCGTTCCCGCACCGCCTCCACCGCCACCTCAAGCCTATGGCCAGCCGGCAGCGACGCCACAACCCGCCCTGGCACCGCAGCCGCCACTTGAAGATCAGCCGATTTTGCTTCCTGGAAAACTTCCGCCGCCAAAACCGGTCTATATGCCAGCGAATTTTCCTGGAAATCAGTCGCCAACTGTACCCGGCGGACTGACCGGTGCCGTTGGATTCATTCTGGTTGAATGCCAGGATGGACAGCACGCTTCGGGCACGGGTTTTGTCATCAATCCAGGTGGTTTTATCCTGACCTGTTACCACGTGGTGTCAGACGCCAAACGAATGGATATTTGCCTGAGCGGCACCAACTATTTGCGACCATTGCTCTATGTTGCCGGAAGCGCCCAGCATGATCTGGCTTTGCTATGGATTTCTGATTGTAACGGTGCCTTAAACTGGATGCCGCTCATTACACCCGACAATGACATTCCGCTTGGTGAAAATATTGGGCTGTTGGGGTTCCCGCTCGGCTTTGAACTTGGCATCAGCGTGAATTACACCCAGGGCATCGTCAACAGTTTGCGAACTCGAAACAGCATTCCAGTCCTGCAAATTGATGCCGGAGCAACCCATGGTTCATCCGGCGGTCCAGTTTTTCGGCGTTCAGATGGGAAAGTGATTGGGATGGTGCAGGCGATCCTGGATCAAAAAGGAATTCTGATTAACTGGGCGCTGGACATTCGAGTGTACTGGGAACTTGGCTGGCATGCCCGGTTTTAG
- a CDS encoding response regulator, with product MDEKPTAWTSDYKKEYTNLSAGDYTFRVWGKDFAGNVSGPVSFSFRVKPAPWVTWWAFALYFCLTIGTGYLVIRWRVQALQRQNQLLEEKVSQRTQVIAEQVEKLTTSEQQALAAKEEALHAKNQAVAANQAKSTFLATMSHELRTPLNAILGFVQLMQRDQRLSADQHENLEIIMRSGEHLLALINDVLSISKIESGRVTLNQQNFNLQKMLQGLEEMFRPRAESNNLRFCFNLDPQLPQHVLGDESKLRQILINLLGNAFKFTECGSVELIVNWKQDRVEFQVCDTGQGISDDDLPEVFKAFVQSETGRRMKEGTGLGLAICQTFVKLMGGEIKAESTFGQGSRFSFEIPLMGVEFEERSQLERKVIGVEPGQPNFRILIVDDKWENRRLLVKMMNSIGFEVKEAVNGKEAVDLWMQWNPHLVWMDMRMPIMDGYTAIRKIRGYEIGIRMRDYEISRSDGGRVRKEDTLRPNTGRGRGIRTVIIALTASAFDESRNTILAQGCDDYISKPFRDSVIFEKMTQYLGVNFVYRDLASTTAEHRINTDALQAFLAAQPPEILTALNKAANEGDLEATYEVINQLDQGDHPDLTDKLRAMVKAYQFDELLDLIEGVAT from the coding sequence ATGGACGAAAAACCCACCGCCTGGACCAGCGACTATAAAAAGGAATACACCAATTTGTCGGCTGGGGACTACACCTTCCGGGTTTGGGGAAAAGATTTTGCTGGAAATGTCTCAGGACCGGTCTCGTTTTCGTTTCGGGTCAAACCAGCCCCCTGGGTTACCTGGTGGGCGTTTGCCCTGTATTTTTGTTTGACCATCGGCACCGGGTATCTGGTCATCAGGTGGCGGGTTCAGGCATTACAGCGCCAAAACCAGTTGCTCGAAGAAAAAGTGAGCCAGCGAACTCAGGTCATTGCCGAACAGGTTGAAAAACTAACGACCTCGGAACAACAGGCACTGGCGGCCAAAGAAGAAGCCCTGCACGCCAAAAATCAGGCCGTTGCCGCCAATCAGGCCAAGAGCACATTTCTCGCCACCATGAGTCACGAACTGCGCACCCCGCTCAATGCCATTCTGGGATTTGTGCAACTGATGCAACGCGACCAGCGCCTGTCAGCCGACCAGCACGAAAATCTTGAAATCATTATGCGGAGCGGCGAACACCTGCTGGCGCTCATCAATGACGTGCTTTCGATTTCAAAAATTGAATCTGGTCGCGTCACGCTCAATCAGCAAAACTTCAATCTTCAGAAAATGCTGCAGGGATTGGAAGAAATGTTCCGGCCTCGGGCAGAGTCAAATAATCTGCGTTTTTGTTTCAACCTTGATCCGCAGCTTCCCCAACACGTGCTGGGCGATGAAAGCAAACTCCGGCAAATCTTGATCAACCTGCTTGGAAACGCCTTCAAATTTACTGAATGCGGATCCGTTGAACTCATCGTCAACTGGAAGCAAGATCGGGTTGAATTTCAAGTGTGCGACACGGGTCAGGGCATTTCCGATGACGATCTGCCCGAGGTTTTCAAAGCGTTTGTCCAGTCTGAAACCGGACGCCGGATGAAGGAAGGTACGGGGCTGGGACTGGCCATTTGCCAGACGTTTGTGAAGTTGATGGGTGGTGAAATCAAAGCCGAGAGCACATTTGGACAGGGCTCCCGGTTTTCATTTGAAATCCCGCTGATGGGAGTCGAATTTGAAGAACGGTCCCAGCTTGAACGCAAGGTCATTGGCGTGGAGCCAGGACAACCAAACTTCCGCATCCTGATTGTTGACGACAAATGGGAAAACCGGCGATTGCTCGTCAAAATGATGAATTCGATTGGGTTTGAAGTCAAAGAAGCCGTCAATGGCAAGGAAGCTGTTGATTTATGGATGCAGTGGAATCCGCATCTGGTCTGGATGGACATGCGCATGCCGATTATGGATGGCTACACGGCCATTCGCAAAATCCGAGGGTATGAAATTGGAATCCGAATGCGCGACTATGAAATTTCCCGTTCTGATGGTGGCCGGGTTCGCAAAGAAGACACGTTGCGGCCAAACACCGGGCGCGGGCGCGGCATCCGCACGGTGATTATTGCGCTCACGGCCAGTGCCTTTGATGAAAGCCGCAATACCATTCTGGCCCAGGGATGTGATGATTACATTTCCAAGCCGTTTCGGGATTCAGTGATTTTTGAAAAAATGACCCAGTACCTCGGAGTCAATTTTGTCTATCGCGACCTGGCGTCCACCACAGCGGAACACCGCATCAACACGGACGCCCTCCAGGCATTTCTGGCCGCACAACCACCGGAAATTCTCACGGCGCTCAATAAAGCTGCCAACGAAGGCGACCTCGAAGCTACCTATGAAGTCATCAACCAACTTGATCAAGGCGATCACCCAGATCTGACCGACAAACTCCGGGCCATGGTCAAAGCCTATCAGTTTGATGAATTGCTGGATTTGATTGAAGGAGTGGCAACGTAG
- a CDS encoding glycosyltransferase gives MASVLYFLALLFLGVTSLGGLVYYLLAIFSIRRLRRLQPDVPVDPTIPLPPISLLKPLNGADPGLETYLRTFFAQDYPRFEILFAVRHESDPAVPIVRRLSSEFAHIPTRLILTGEPPFANAKVYSMELMSQAAQFDILVITDSDASVRTDYLRHMARTFQPTEVGAMTNLYRGVGELDFWSKLEALGMSTEFMAGVVVAERLEGMKFALGPSMAIRRECLEKIGGFARMAEYLADDFVLGNWADEAGYKVALSTHVINHHATTTGFTKTFVHRLRWNRSSRFSRPDGYIGQGFTYGLVWAIGLAVLAPFPWNLMVLGSILLVRFWLAIELGTLLLQDRSVVGRLWMIPLQDVMSWATWLGAFLGREIVWRQERYRLEFGGRFVPVVPRSK, from the coding sequence ATGGCGTCTGTGCTTTATTTCCTTGCCCTGTTGTTTTTAGGGGTGACCAGTCTGGGCGGGCTGGTGTATTACCTGCTGGCAATTTTTTCAATTCGTCGTCTGCGTCGGTTGCAACCTGATGTACCAGTTGACCCGACAATCCCGCTGCCGCCAATTTCGCTGCTCAAACCACTCAATGGCGCCGACCCAGGGCTGGAAACCTATTTGCGAACGTTTTTCGCGCAAGACTATCCACGATTTGAGATTCTGTTTGCTGTTCGACACGAATCAGACCCGGCGGTCCCGATTGTCCGCCGTCTGTCATCTGAATTTGCCCACATTCCAACCCGGTTGATTTTGACGGGCGAGCCACCATTTGCCAACGCCAAGGTCTATAGTATGGAGTTGATGTCCCAGGCGGCGCAGTTTGACATTTTGGTGATTACCGACAGCGATGCTTCGGTCCGAACGGATTACTTGCGGCACATGGCCAGGACGTTCCAACCGACAGAGGTCGGCGCCATGACCAACCTGTACCGGGGCGTCGGGGAACTTGATTTCTGGTCAAAACTTGAGGCACTCGGCATGAGCACTGAGTTTATGGCGGGTGTGGTGGTGGCTGAACGTCTGGAAGGCATGAAATTTGCCCTGGGGCCATCAATGGCGATTCGACGTGAATGCCTGGAAAAGATCGGCGGGTTCGCGCGCATGGCTGAGTATCTGGCTGATGATTTTGTGCTCGGGAATTGGGCGGATGAAGCGGGCTACAAAGTGGCACTTTCCACCCACGTGATCAATCATCACGCCACAACCACTGGATTTACTAAAACATTTGTCCACCGACTGCGCTGGAACCGAAGTTCGCGTTTCTCGCGTCCGGATGGATATATCGGCCAGGGGTTTACCTATGGATTGGTGTGGGCCATTGGGTTAGCGGTCCTGGCACCTTTTCCCTGGAATCTGATGGTTTTGGGAAGTATCCTGCTGGTTCGGTTCTGGCTGGCGATTGAATTGGGCACGTTGTTATTACAGGACCGCTCTGTGGTTGGACGACTGTGGATGATTCCACTCCAGGATGTCATGAGCTGGGCCACGTGGCTCGGCGCTTTTTTGGGACGCGAAATCGTGTGGCGACAGGAACGCTATCGGCTGGAATTTGGTGGCCGGTTCGTCCCCGTGGTGCCAAGGTCAAAATGA